A part of Desulfobacter sp. genomic DNA contains:
- the dnaN gene encoding DNA polymerase III subunit beta, translated as MKFSFNKKDILEILSKIQGITGRKTNLTITSDILIKAYGSEISITANDLETVFTGTYEAEVETEGILSINSKKFFEIIREYPENEIFVNEVENRWVEIGTGDTVYHIVSSDYENFPETPVIEDINFIEMASKDLKKMVSVSSMVGYQTDEKRIYVLGVLVDRAEVDGEQRLRMVSTDSRRLHSYEAPFTGSLELGEEKILIPKKGLSELGKFIDAGSETIKVGIKDNHFIFQRANESVMIKLLEGEYPDYLPIINYEGMTPVEVDRTMFSTLMRRVSILTSDDYKSVIMNFQENQLTVTITNPEIGESKEKLMIGFEGEEIKSAFNPKYFMSALSLFEEPMVSLNFRGSNSPCIVKGLDADNLICVIMAMHIS; from the coding sequence ATGAAATTTTCGTTTAACAAAAAAGATATTCTTGAAATCTTATCCAAGATTCAGGGCATCACAGGGAGGAAAACCAATCTGACCATCACGTCGGATATCCTGATCAAGGCGTATGGTTCGGAGATCAGCATCACGGCCAACGATCTGGAGACCGTCTTTACCGGTACCTACGAAGCCGAGGTGGAAACAGAAGGGATTTTGTCCATCAATTCCAAAAAATTCTTTGAAATCATCAGAGAATACCCTGAGAATGAAATTTTTGTTAATGAAGTGGAAAACCGCTGGGTTGAAATAGGCACCGGTGATACCGTATACCATATTGTATCCTCGGATTATGAAAATTTTCCTGAAACCCCGGTTATTGAAGATATCAACTTCATTGAAATGGCATCCAAAGATCTGAAAAAAATGGTCTCTGTATCTTCCATGGTGGGATACCAGACCGATGAAAAGCGGATCTATGTGCTGGGCGTCCTTGTGGACAGAGCCGAAGTGGACGGAGAACAGCGCCTTCGTATGGTGTCAACGGACTCCAGACGGCTGCACAGCTATGAGGCCCCATTTACCGGCAGCCTTGAGCTGGGTGAAGAGAAAATCCTCATCCCCAAAAAAGGATTGTCAGAACTGGGCAAATTCATTGATGCCGGATCGGAAACAATCAAGGTCGGCATCAAAGACAACCACTTTATATTCCAGCGGGCCAATGAATCGGTGATGATCAAGCTGCTGGAAGGCGAATATCCCGACTACCTCCCCATCATCAATTATGAGGGAATGACCCCCGTGGAAGTGGACCGCACCATGTTTTCCACCCTGATGCGCCGGGTATCCATTCTGACCTCGGACGATTACAAAAGCGTGATCATGAATTTCCAGGAAAACCAGCTCACGGTCACCATCACCAACCCGGAAATCGGCGAGTCCAAGGAAAAGCTCATGATCGGATTCGAAGGCGAGGAAATCAAAAGTGCCTTCAACCCCAAATATTTTATGAGCGCCCTGAGCCTCTTTGAAGAGCCCATGGTCTCCCTGAATTTCAGGGGCAGCAACAGCCCGTGTATCGTCAAAGGCCTTGATGCTGACAATCTAATCTGCGTAATTATGGCAATGCATATATCATGA
- the gyrB gene encoding DNA topoisomerase (ATP-hydrolyzing) subunit B: MNKNEVTKEYSADSIKILEGLEAVRKRPSMYIGNVDLEGLHHLVYEVVDNCIDEAMAGHCDTVLITIHEDGKVSVEDNGRGIPVEMHETENIPACEVVMTKLHAGGKFDKDAYKVSGGLHGVGISVVNALSDHLVMEVYKNGKIYHQSYSKGNKLTELEIKGDTVKRGTKIIFHPDFTVMNPNEFIYETLSRRMRELAFLNKGVRIVIEDERSAQKDDFHYEGGIVSFVEYLNRSCTALHEPIHIEGDKKDVQIEVAIQYNDTFKEKLYSFANNIRTIEGGFHVSGFKGALTRTVNAYISGNNNLPKNMQNIKIGGDDMREGLAVIISVKLMEPQFEGQTKTKLGNNEVKGIVESLLNEKLAEYLEENPGVARKIIAKAVDAARARDAAKRARELARKKGTLLDASLPGKLAECQYADPAERELFLVEGDSAGGSAKQGRDRRFQAILPLKGKILNVEKARFDKILRSDEIKNIFTVLGTGAGREEFDIEKIRYHKVVIMTDADVDGSHIRTLLLTFFYRQMPDLISRGYLYIAQPPLFRVGSRKSGVYLKNEDEYATYLVRRISSQKNLVLNAAEDEEAVMKQEPLSEEEFYSFLQDMNAYFEALNLLRRRDFDTDLLFTLISEGVSSKIFLEDRQKLETLATKLPADKYRAGEIEFDAERGIYEMDILDESGQTKLLRVGREILSTSDYQRMRAAYDKIKDKDCAPFALYSKQADAKTVNTVDNLEDLHGFIMAEAKKGINIQRYKGLGEMNADQLWETTMNPEKRIMLKVDIEDAEKADEIFTLLMGEEVEPRRNFIQKHALEVSSLDY, translated from the coding sequence ATGAATAAAAACGAAGTAACCAAAGAATACAGCGCGGACTCCATTAAAATACTGGAAGGCCTTGAGGCCGTCCGCAAACGCCCCTCCATGTATATCGGCAACGTGGACCTGGAAGGGCTCCACCACCTGGTATACGAGGTGGTGGACAACTGCATTGACGAGGCCATGGCCGGCCATTGCGACACCGTACTCATTACCATCCACGAAGACGGAAAGGTCAGTGTGGAGGATAACGGCCGCGGCATCCCCGTGGAAATGCATGAAACCGAAAATATTCCGGCCTGCGAAGTGGTCATGACCAAGCTCCATGCCGGCGGTAAATTCGACAAGGACGCCTACAAGGTGTCCGGCGGCCTCCACGGCGTGGGTATTTCCGTTGTAAATGCCCTTTCCGACCATCTGGTCATGGAGGTGTACAAAAATGGAAAAATCTACCATCAGTCCTATTCCAAGGGCAATAAGCTCACGGAACTGGAAATCAAAGGTGACACCGTAAAACGGGGAACAAAAATTATCTTTCACCCCGATTTCACGGTGATGAACCCCAACGAGTTCATTTACGAAACCCTGTCCCGCCGTATGCGTGAGCTGGCCTTCCTCAACAAAGGGGTCAGAATCGTTATTGAAGACGAACGCTCGGCCCAGAAGGATGATTTCCATTACGAAGGCGGCATCGTCTCCTTCGTGGAATACCTGAACCGTTCCTGCACCGCCCTCCACGAGCCCATTCACATCGAAGGGGATAAAAAGGATGTGCAGATCGAGGTGGCCATTCAGTACAATGACACCTTCAAGGAAAAACTCTACTCCTTTGCCAACAACATCCGCACCATCGAAGGCGGTTTCCACGTTTCCGGTTTTAAGGGCGCGCTGACCCGTACCGTCAACGCCTACATCTCCGGGAACAACAACCTGCCCAAGAACATGCAGAACATCAAGATCGGCGGGGACGACATGCGGGAAGGCCTGGCTGTGATCATTTCGGTCAAGCTCATGGAGCCCCAGTTCGAGGGCCAGACCAAGACCAAGCTGGGCAACAATGAAGTCAAAGGCATTGTGGAATCCCTGCTCAATGAAAAACTGGCCGAATACCTGGAGGAAAACCCCGGGGTGGCCAGAAAAATCATTGCCAAGGCCGTGGATGCGGCAAGGGCCCGGGATGCCGCCAAACGCGCCCGGGAACTGGCCCGTAAAAAAGGCACCCTCCTGGACGCCTCACTTCCCGGCAAACTGGCCGAATGCCAGTACGCGGATCCGGCCGAACGCGAACTTTTCCTGGTCGAGGGCGACTCCGCAGGCGGCTCGGCCAAACAGGGCCGCGACCGCCGGTTCCAGGCCATTCTCCCCCTCAAGGGCAAAATCCTCAACGTGGAAAAGGCCCGGTTCGACAAGATCCTGAGAAGCGATGAGATTAAAAATATCTTTACGGTCCTTGGCACCGGTGCCGGCCGTGAAGAGTTTGATATTGAAAAGATCCGTTACCACAAGGTCGTTATCATGACCGACGCCGACGTGGACGGTTCCCATATCCGGACCCTGCTCCTCACCTTTTTCTACCGCCAGATGCCGGATCTGATCTCCAGGGGGTATCTCTATATTGCCCAGCCGCCCCTCTTCAGGGTGGGGTCACGCAAAAGCGGGGTATACCTGAAAAACGAAGATGAATATGCCACCTACCTGGTCCGCAGGATATCTTCCCAGAAGAACCTGGTACTCAACGCCGCAGAAGATGAGGAAGCGGTTATGAAACAGGAGCCCCTGTCCGAAGAGGAATTCTACAGCTTCCTCCAGGATATGAATGCCTATTTCGAGGCCCTGAACCTTCTGCGCCGCCGGGATTTTGATACGGATCTTCTCTTTACCCTCATCAGCGAGGGCGTCAGCTCCAAGATTTTCCTGGAAGACAGGCAAAAACTTGAAACCCTGGCCACCAAACTGCCCGCTGACAAATACCGGGCCGGGGAGATTGAGTTTGATGCGGAAAGAGGAATATACGAAATGGATATTCTGGACGAATCCGGCCAGACCAAGCTCCTGAGGGTCGGCCGTGAAATCCTGTCCACCTCTGATTACCAGAGGATGCGCGCCGCCTACGACAAAATCAAAGATAAAGACTGCGCCCCGTTTGCCCTATATTCAAAACAGGCCGATGCCAAGACCGTCAACACGGTGGACAACCTGGAAGACCTGCACGGCTTTATAATGGCCGAGGCCAAAAAAGGCATCAACATCCAGCGGTACAAAGGCCTGGGTGAAATGAACGCCGACCAGCTGTGGGAAACCACCATGAATCCGGAAAAACGCATCATGCTCAAGGTGGACATCGAGGACGCCGAAAAGGCCGACGAAATATTTACCCTGCTCATGGGTGAAGAAGTCGAACCCCGGCGGAATTTCATCCAGAAGCATGCCCTTGAGGTGTCATCCCTGGATTATTAA
- a CDS encoding cytidylate kinase-like family protein, whose product MTRSIHQIIDEQIKRWEMAKHTSPERIDTCRVITISRECGSRGHEVAQKLAEKIGFDLFHNEILEAMIQSSQTTKNLLETLDEKAMNVVDDIVSNFVNEHHLWPDEYSKLLLKILNTVGRHGNAVILGRGANFALEKIHALKIRIVAPEKIRREYIQRNRDMNADNAWKYMNSTDANRIAFVKRYFNADAANPENYDMVLNTGTLSVDKTVATICCAIQ is encoded by the coding sequence ATGACAAGATCCATTCATCAAATCATTGACGAACAGATCAAACGGTGGGAGATGGCCAAACATACCTCGCCGGAACGCATCGACACCTGCCGCGTGATTACCATTTCACGGGAATGCGGCAGCCGGGGGCACGAAGTTGCACAGAAACTGGCCGAAAAAATAGGATTCGACCTTTTCCACAATGAAATCCTTGAAGCCATGATCCAGTCCTCCCAAACCACAAAAAACCTGCTGGAAACCCTGGATGAAAAAGCCATGAATGTGGTGGACGACATTGTCTCCAATTTTGTCAATGAACACCACCTCTGGCCGGACGAGTATTCAAAGCTGCTCCTCAAAATTCTCAACACCGTGGGCAGACACGGAAATGCAGTTATCCTCGGACGGGGTGCCAATTTTGCCCTTGAAAAAATACATGCCCTGAAAATAAGGATCGTTGCGCCTGAAAAGATTCGCAGGGAATATATCCAGCGCAACCGTGACATGAATGCCGATAATGCCTGGAAATATATGAACAGCACCGACGCCAACAGAATCGCCTTTGTTAAACGGTATTTTAATGCAGACGCCGCCAATCCTGAAAACTACGATATGGTCCTGAACACCGGCACCCTGTCCGTGGATAAAACTGTGGCGACAATCTGCTGCGCCATCCAATAG
- the pilQ gene encoding type IV pilus secretin PilQ, translated as MKKSLQICIIVLMTMFLISGCKTTEKKAEKPDRFEKWRVLAEDSPKLTPDPRPMTEKLDRDAEEIVRALEEKQEAEAVPAKPPVKPLPKIRLTMKMHDVPVAVLLRTLARAADLNIMINETVTGQAKINIVNIPWNQAFEGLLSTYGLTYKWSGDILRVITVEDLNKEIALMEATQKFQKSKKEHALALREIARKAEKLEPLVTRVVKINFANICSLRENLEKYLKSNFKETELKKASMESGKSKTASSDSSEGFRGAILKDMNTNSLIIHATKADIQKIMPIIAKLDRPNRQILIEAHIVEATSETAKELGIQWGGLGEVSQSNGTKRHSIGGGQFTDFSQSLRDSDGNNQAYDPTDGSIVNFPVDVAASGMSLGVMTQKIGEYALYAQLTALEEEGELNILSKPSITTLDHRKATIESGEEVPFQTVEDGEVKIEWRKAVISLDVTPHVIDNKIVQLDIITHKDELDFTKTVNGNPTIITKNAQTMVNLFDGQTTVIGGLNKEKIEEGESGVPWLKDVPGLGYMFKTQKDAADMEELLIFITPHILEGKSELPAKVAAQ; from the coding sequence ATGAAAAAGAGCTTACAAATCTGTATCATAGTACTGATGACCATGTTTTTGATCTCCGGTTGCAAAACCACGGAAAAAAAGGCGGAAAAACCGGACCGTTTTGAAAAATGGCGGGTTCTGGCCGAAGATTCCCCCAAGCTCACCCCGGACCCCAGGCCCATGACTGAAAAGCTGGACAGGGATGCCGAGGAAATTGTCAGAGCCCTTGAAGAAAAGCAAGAGGCAGAAGCCGTACCAGCCAAACCCCCCGTCAAACCCCTGCCCAAAATACGCCTGACCATGAAGATGCACGACGTACCTGTGGCCGTTCTTTTGCGGACCCTGGCCCGGGCCGCCGACCTCAACATCATGATCAATGAAACCGTCACCGGGCAGGCCAAAATTAACATTGTCAACATTCCCTGGAACCAGGCCTTTGAAGGGCTGCTGTCCACCTACGGGTTAACCTACAAATGGAGTGGTGACATCCTGCGGGTTATCACCGTGGAAGACCTGAACAAGGAAATTGCCCTCATGGAGGCCACCCAAAAATTTCAGAAATCCAAAAAAGAGCACGCCTTGGCCCTGAGGGAAATTGCCCGCAAGGCCGAGAAGCTTGAACCCCTGGTCACCCGGGTGGTAAAAATAAACTTTGCCAATATATGTTCCCTGAGGGAAAATCTTGAAAAATATCTAAAGTCTAACTTTAAGGAAACTGAACTGAAGAAAGCCTCCATGGAAAGCGGGAAAAGTAAAACAGCTTCTTCAGACAGCTCAGAAGGATTTAGAGGGGCTATTCTTAAGGATATGAATACCAACTCCCTGATCATCCACGCCACAAAAGCCGACATACAAAAGATCATGCCCATCATCGCCAAACTGGACCGGCCCAACCGCCAGATTCTCATCGAGGCCCACATTGTAGAAGCGACTTCGGAAACGGCCAAGGAACTGGGCATCCAATGGGGCGGCCTGGGTGAGGTATCCCAGAGCAACGGCACCAAACGCCACTCCATCGGCGGCGGTCAGTTCACGGATTTCAGCCAGAGTTTGCGGGATTCCGACGGTAACAACCAGGCCTATGATCCCACAGATGGCAGCATCGTGAATTTCCCGGTCGACGTGGCCGCATCCGGCATGTCCCTGGGGGTCATGACCCAGAAAATCGGGGAATACGCCCTTTACGCTCAACTTACGGCCCTGGAGGAGGAAGGTGAACTAAACATCCTCTCCAAACCCTCCATTACCACCCTGGACCACCGCAAGGCCACCATTGAAAGCGGGGAGGAAGTCCCCTTCCAGACCGTTGAGGACGGAGAGGTTAAGATTGAATGGCGAAAGGCGGTGATTAGTTTGGACGTCACCCCCCATGTCATTGACAATAAAATCGTTCAGCTTGATATTATTACCCACAAGGATGAACTGGATTTTACCAAAACCGTCAACGGCAACCCCACCATCATCACCAAAAACGCCCAGACCATGGTTAACCTCTTTGACGGCCAGACCACAGTCATCGGCGGACTGAACAAGGAAAAGATCGAAGAAGGTGAAAGCGGTGTGCCCTGGCTCAAGGATGTCCCCGGTCTTGGATACATGTTTAAAACCCAGAAGGATGCCGCCGATATGGAAGAGTTGCTCATTTTCATTACCCCCCACATCCTGGAGGGTAAAAGCGAACTGCCGGCCAAGGTAGCTGCACAATAG
- a CDS encoding AAA family ATPase: MDYFRTLNLEKEPFSNSPDPGLFFNSRQHREALQQLEISIRLRRGLNVVTGDVGTGKTTVCRQLIRKISSDEKIRYYLILDPGFASAAEFLCAVLAQFTGIIPPKEEAENEILLKEKIKSFLFSVGVDQDMTTVLLIDEGQKLPPFCLETLRELLNYETNATKLLQIVIFAQKEFNPMIAGMENFVDRINFRYTFSPLDFKETRGLIRYRIEQSSCGAYTGKRLPEFSYPAFWAVYRLTQGYPRKIINLCHHVLLALIIKEKSNAGYFFVKSCARQVLSPENVKPGFSFAAVAMPVIILLTAAGLMNLDKMTNLIPERIKTGIIAARVSLPEPAPETAVAAVSMPVPEKAVPPEPVAVPETPPDETPAPKPVPVVLPAEVPARTILLPDILGSIRIPKDETLYNMLETVYGRYTRPYVARFMEENKNIENPNRIRHGILVDFPVIADSRARWKETRACLIAARENSFEAAYEKARACRSKGLDARVISAWGPDDGFMYAVVLDRVFNTAEEACRRKSGLNKKLPLEESTIAALVQGRTIL; the protein is encoded by the coding sequence ATGGATTATTTTCGGACCCTTAACCTGGAAAAGGAACCCTTTTCCAATTCCCCTGACCCGGGCCTGTTTTTTAACTCCCGGCAGCACAGGGAGGCACTGCAGCAACTGGAAATTTCCATCCGGCTGCGCCGGGGGCTCAATGTGGTCACCGGGGATGTGGGCACCGGAAAAACAACGGTCTGCCGCCAGCTCATCCGCAAAATATCCAGCGATGAAAAGATTCGGTATTATCTGATTCTTGACCCCGGGTTTGCCTCTGCCGCGGAATTCCTCTGCGCCGTTCTCGCCCAGTTCACCGGCATCATTCCCCCAAAAGAAGAGGCTGAAAACGAAATCCTGCTCAAAGAGAAAATCAAAAGTTTTCTCTTTTCCGTGGGGGTTGACCAGGATATGACCACGGTGCTCCTCATTGACGAGGGCCAGAAACTGCCTCCCTTCTGCCTGGAGACCCTGCGGGAACTGCTCAACTACGAAACCAACGCCACCAAGCTGCTGCAGATCGTCATCTTCGCCCAGAAAGAGTTCAACCCCATGATCGCGGGCATGGAAAATTTTGTGGACCGGATCAACTTCAGGTACACCTTTTCCCCCCTGGACTTCAAGGAAACCCGGGGCCTGATCCGCTACCGGATAGAACAGTCCTCCTGCGGCGCCTATACCGGCAAACGGCTGCCGGAATTTTCCTACCCGGCTTTCTGGGCCGTCTACCGGCTGACCCAGGGATATCCCCGGAAAATAATCAATCTCTGCCACCATGTCCTCCTGGCCCTGATCATCAAAGAGAAATCAAATGCCGGGTATTTTTTTGTAAAGTCCTGCGCCCGCCAGGTATTATCCCCGGAGAATGTAAAACCGGGGTTTTCTTTTGCCGCTGTGGCCATGCCGGTGATTATCCTTCTCACCGCCGCCGGCCTCATGAACCTGGATAAAATGACAAACCTGATCCCGGAACGGATTAAAACCGGGATTATTGCCGCCCGGGTTTCCCTGCCGGAGCCTGCACCGGAAACCGCCGTTGCCGCCGTCTCCATGCCCGTACCGGAAAAGGCCGTACCGCCGGAACCGGTAGCCGTACCGGAAACGCCCCCTGACGAAACTCCGGCTCCAAAGCCTGTCCCGGTGGTCCTCCCTGCCGAAGTGCCGGCCCGGACAATCCTCCTGCCGGACATTCTGGGCAGCATCAGGATCCCCAAAGACGAAACCTTGTACAATATGCTGGAAACCGTATACGGCCGCTATACCCGGCCCTATGTGGCCCGGTTCATGGAAGAAAATAAAAATATTGAAAACCCCAACAGGATCCGCCACGGCATCCTGGTGGATTTCCCGGTGATCGCCGACAGCCGGGCAAGGTGGAAAGAAACCCGTGCCTGCCTCATCGCCGCCCGGGAAAATAGCTTTGAAGCGGCCTATGAAAAGGCAAGGGCGTGCCGGAGCAAAGGGCTGGATGCCCGGGTAATCTCCGCCTGGGGACCCGATGACGGATTTATGTATGCCGTGGTCCTGGACAGGGTGTTCAACACCGCCGAAGAGGCCTGCCGGAGAAAATCCGGTTTAAACAAAAAACTGCCGCTGGAAGAATCGACAATCGCTGCTCTGGTTCAGGGCAGAACCATACTATGA
- a CDS encoding type II/IV secretion system protein produces the protein MLTKRKRLGEMLLDAGLIEKAQLDKALIAIKNQGKRLGQYLVTEGVVSEKAIVDLISTQVGINRYTPNDFTISPELAAIIDVDTARKFQAVPVNKKGGMVTLAMTDPLDINALDHLEVHTDSEAEAVICTEQELNSLISTIYGTYSGSDGVMENIQEMEEMEVKDEVDEQKNAITSLMDMAEEAPVIRLVNSILTQAVKEGASDVHISPEKNYVEIRFRVDGKLHHIPAPPKSMFLSIVSRLKILASLDISVSRIPQDGRFTVFVQDKEINIRVSTIPTVYGENVVLRLLDTSSGIYSLDKLGMAAQDIATIEKMIKMPYGMILATGPTGSGKSTSLFSMLKIINRPDINIITLEDPVEYRMEHVRQGQLNRKAGMTFASGLRSILRQDPDVVMIGEIRDGETAGVATQAALTGHMVLSTVHTNDAAGAITRFVDMGIEPFLVSSVMLVTIAQRLIRRVCPHCKESYSPPPEVRKYWGLENADGVDFVRGRGCINCKDTGYSGRTGLYEVLHVNEDVQNMILTGKSAQEITKACELSGQLTTLKQDAAEKVAKGITTPEEAASAVMM, from the coding sequence ATGTTAACCAAACGTAAACGCCTGGGAGAAATGCTGCTGGATGCGGGCCTCATTGAAAAGGCCCAGCTGGACAAGGCCCTGATCGCCATCAAAAACCAGGGCAAGCGCCTGGGACAGTATTTGGTGACCGAAGGCGTCGTCAGTGAAAAAGCCATCGTGGACCTGATATCCACCCAGGTGGGCATCAACCGGTATACCCCCAACGATTTCACCATATCCCCGGAACTGGCCGCCATCATCGATGTGGACACGGCCAGAAAATTCCAGGCCGTGCCCGTCAATAAAAAAGGGGGAATGGTCACCCTGGCCATGACAGATCCCCTGGATATCAACGCCCTGGACCATCTGGAGGTCCATACCGATTCCGAAGCCGAGGCTGTGATCTGCACGGAACAGGAGTTAAACTCTTTGATTTCCACCATCTACGGCACCTATTCCGGCTCCGACGGGGTCATGGAAAACATCCAGGAGATGGAGGAGATGGAGGTCAAGGACGAGGTAGACGAGCAGAAAAATGCCATCACCTCCCTCATGGATATGGCCGAAGAAGCCCCGGTCATCCGCCTGGTCAACTCCATCCTCACCCAGGCGGTCAAGGAAGGGGCTTCGGACGTCCATATCTCCCCGGAAAAAAATTACGTGGAGATCCGTTTCCGGGTGGACGGCAAGCTCCATCACATCCCGGCCCCGCCCAAATCCATGTTCCTCTCCATTGTATCCCGGCTTAAAATCCTGGCCTCCCTGGACATTTCGGTATCCCGGATTCCCCAGGACGGCCGGTTCACCGTATTTGTCCAGGACAAGGAGATCAATATCCGTGTTTCCACCATCCCCACGGTATACGGGGAAAATGTGGTTCTCCGGCTCCTGGATACCAGTTCCGGCATCTACAGTCTGGACAAGCTGGGCATGGCTGCTCAGGACATCGCCACCATTGAAAAGATGATCAAAATGCCCTACGGCATGATCCTGGCCACCGGCCCTACCGGCTCGGGCAAGAGTACCTCGCTGTTTTCCATGCTCAAGATCATCAACCGCCCCGACATCAACATCATCACCTTGGAGGACCCGGTGGAATACCGGATGGAGCATGTCCGCCAGGGCCAGCTCAATAGAAAGGCCGGCATGACATTCGCCTCGGGGCTTCGTTCCATCCTCCGCCAGGACCCGGACGTGGTCATGATCGGTGAGATCCGGGACGGTGAAACCGCAGGCGTCGCCACCCAGGCCGCCCTTACCGGCCACATGGTGCTCTCCACCGTCCACACCAATGACGCGGCCGGCGCCATCACCCGGTTCGTGGACATGGGCATCGAACCCTTCCTGGTTTCATCTGTCATGCTGGTTACCATTGCCCAGCGCCTGATCCGTCGGGTCTGCCCCCATTGCAAGGAATCCTATTCCCCGCCCCCGGAAGTCAGAAAATACTGGGGCCTTGAAAACGCCGACGGCGTTGATTTTGTCCGGGGCCGTGGCTGCATCAACTGCAAGGACACGGGCTATTCCGGCCGGACCGGCCTTTACGAAGTGCTTCACGTCAACGAAGACGTCCAGAACATGATCCTTACCGGCAAGTCCGCCCAGGAGATCACCAAGGCCTGCGAACTTTCCGGCCAGCTCACCACCCTGAAACAGGATGCCGCCGAAAAGGTGGCCAAAGGCATCACCACCCCGGAAGAGGCGGCCTCGGCCGTAATGATGTAA
- a CDS encoding type II secretion system F family protein translates to MKYTYKAINEIGNEITGELQAGSKDEAFEILSARGYIPESVREKGASALNDSDFASKIEDALTPVKPRDLILFTKQFKTLIQAGVAMMDILSTMEEQTENKRLKRVIGVIRADIREGANLYIAFSKHDTVFSELYCNMLQAGEASGSLPDVLERLIYILDHEHKIKSDIKSAMRYPMMVVFCLGIAFFVLLTFVIPKFITIFQKAGLELPLPTKICMNLYQAIEAYWHVGIVGMVLGGIGLYYALFKTDQGRVFKDTAFLKTPLIGPVVLKAAMSRFASIFSILQMSGVTVLESMEVLGKTINNAAITKEFEKITELLTEGRGISQPLKRSKYFPPMVINMVAIGEESGNLDDMLAEISVHYDAEVEYSTKAMSEAIGPLLIVGLAGVVGFFAMAIFLPMWDLTKMV, encoded by the coding sequence ATGAAGTATACCTATAAAGCCATCAATGAAATCGGCAACGAAATTACCGGCGAACTCCAGGCCGGATCAAAGGATGAGGCATTTGAGATCCTGTCCGCCCGGGGATATATACCTGAATCGGTCCGGGAAAAGGGCGCATCCGCTCTTAACGATTCCGACTTTGCTTCCAAAATTGAGGATGCATTAACCCCTGTAAAACCAAGGGATCTTATCCTGTTTACCAAACAGTTTAAAACCCTGATCCAGGCCGGGGTGGCCATGATGGATATTCTTTCCACCATGGAGGAGCAGACAGAAAACAAAAGACTGAAAAGAGTCATCGGGGTAATCCGGGCGGATATCCGGGAAGGCGCCAATCTTTATATCGCTTTTTCCAAGCATGATACCGTTTTTTCAGAGCTTTACTGCAATATGCTCCAGGCCGGTGAAGCATCGGGTTCTCTGCCTGATGTTCTCGAACGGCTGATATATATACTTGACCACGAACACAAAATAAAATCCGATATTAAGTCAGCCATGCGGTATCCCATGATGGTTGTGTTCTGTCTCGGCATTGCATTTTTCGTACTGCTGACATTTGTCATCCCAAAATTTATTACCATATTCCAAAAAGCCGGCCTGGAGTTGCCGCTTCCCACAAAAATTTGTATGAATTTATACCAGGCCATAGAAGCATACTGGCATGTGGGAATTGTCGGGATGGTTTTAGGCGGAATCGGCCTATATTATGCCCTGTTTAAAACCGATCAGGGCAGGGTATTCAAAGACACCGCTTTTTTAAAGACACCGCTTATAGGACCGGTTGTTTTAAAAGCTGCCATGTCACGATTTGCTTCAATTTTTTCCATCCTTCAGATGAGCGGGGTGACCGTGTTGGAATCTATGGAAGTATTGGGAAAAACAATAAATAATGCTGCTATTACAAAGGAATTTGAAAAAATTACCGAACTGTTGACGGAAGGCCGGGGGATTTCCCAGCCCCTGAAAAGATCAAAATATTTCCCCCCCATGGTGATCAATATGGTGGCCATCGGAGAGGAATCCGGAAACCTGGACGATATGCTGGCTGAAATATCGGTCCATTATGATGCGGAGGTGGAATATTCCACCAAAGCCATGTCAGAAGCCATAGGACCCCTTTTGATTGTAGGTTTGGCAGGCGTTGTCGGATTTTTTGCCATGGCAATTTTTCTGCCCATGTGGGATTTGACAAAAATGGTTTAA